A single region of the Sulfitobacter geojensis genome encodes:
- a CDS encoding urease accessory protein UreF, which yields MSTNADVLTLAQWLSPSFPVGAFAYSHGVETAITNETIATADDLQGWLADVLAHGSGRNDCILLRAAHACADDAALAMLNETAVAVCACGERILETQLQGDAFARTTAAITGSSDKALCYPVAVGSAAAQARLDLDLTAALYLHAFASNLVSAAVRAVPLGQTEGQKVLAALTPLCDRIARDTRHDTLDDLSSTAFLSDIAAMHHETLQPRIFRS from the coding sequence ATGAGCACTAACGCCGATGTGCTGACCCTTGCGCAATGGCTGTCGCCATCTTTTCCGGTGGGCGCTTTCGCCTATTCACACGGGGTGGAAACGGCCATCACGAACGAAACGATTGCGACGGCGGATGACCTGCAAGGCTGGCTGGCGGATGTGCTGGCACATGGCAGCGGGCGCAACGACTGCATCCTGCTGCGTGCGGCCCATGCCTGCGCGGATGATGCGGCTTTGGCCATGCTCAACGAAACCGCTGTCGCGGTCTGCGCGTGCGGCGAACGGATCCTTGAAACGCAGCTTCAGGGTGATGCCTTTGCACGAACAACCGCTGCGATCACCGGCAGCAGCGACAAAGCCCTGTGCTATCCTGTTGCGGTCGGGTCTGCCGCCGCGCAGGCGCGGCTGGACCTTGATCTGACGGCGGCACTTTATCTTCATGCTTTCGCCAGCAATCTGGTGTCTGCGGCGGTACGCGCGGTGCCGTTGGGCCAGACAGAAGGGCAAAAAGTGCTCGCCGCGTTGACCCCTTTGTGCGACCGCATTGCCCGCGATACCCGACACGATACGCTGGACGATCTTTCCAGCACCGCCTTTCTTTCCGACATCGCCGCGATGCACCATGAAACGCTTCAACCAAGGATCTTCCGCTCATGA
- a CDS encoding urease accessory protein UreE, with amino-acid sequence MTDLPIAQTLHRKGHWSGPADPCELDYTERFLRRKKLTTTSGQSFILDLPQTTSLDHGDAVELDTGAIVTITAANEALYRISGPDLVRLAWHVGNRHTPCQINADHLLIQADPVIGHMLEHLGAEVTPVTAPFTPEGGAYGHGRTHSHEHVATAHEH; translated from the coding sequence ATGACTGATCTTCCCATCGCCCAGACCCTGCACCGCAAGGGGCATTGGTCCGGGCCTGCCGACCCGTGCGAACTGGATTACACCGAACGGTTCTTGCGGCGCAAAAAGCTGACCACCACCTCGGGCCAGAGTTTCATTCTTGATCTGCCCCAGACCACGTCGCTGGATCACGGCGACGCGGTGGAACTCGACACAGGTGCAATTGTCACGATCACCGCCGCGAACGAAGCGCTGTACAGGATTTCCGGCCCCGACCTTGTGCGACTGGCGTGGCATGTGGGCAACCGTCATACCCCCTGTCAGATCAACGCCGATCATTTGTTGATACAGGCCGATCCCGTTATCGGACATATGCTTGAACATCTCGGCGCGGAGGTCACGCCGGTGACCGCCCCCTTCACACCCGAGGGCGGCGCATACGGGCATGGACGCACCCATTCCCACGAACATGTGGCCACCGCGCATGAGCACTAA
- the ureC gene encoding urease subunit alpha — protein sequence MPVEIPRAQYAAMYGPTTGDRLRLADTDLVIEVERDLTTYGEEVKFGGGKTIRDGMGQSQVTRAGGAVDTVITNALIVDHAGIYKADVALKDGLIHAIGKAGNPDTQTGVDIIVGPGTEVIAGEGRILTAGGMDSHIHFICPQQMEDSLHSGVTTCFGGGTGPAHGTLATTCTPGPWHIGRMLQSFDGIPMNIGLSGKGNASQPDALVEMVNGGACALKLHEDWGTTPAAIDCCLSVADDMDVQVMIHTDTLNESGFVEHTVGAMKGRTIHAFHTEGAGGGHAPDIIKICGDANVLPSSTNPTRPFTVNTLEEHLDMLMVCHHLDKSIPEDIAFAESRIRRETIAAEDILHDMGAFSIIASDSQAMGRVGEVLIRTWQTADKMKKQRGALPEETGDNDNMRVRRYIAKYTINPAIAQGVSHVIGDISVGKRADLVLWNPAFFGVKPEMVLMAGTIVVAQMGDPNASIPTPQPVYTRPMFGAFGSALRHTSVSFVSGAAQAAGIGDTLGLSKQTIAVKNTRTIGKTDMVLNDALPHIDVHPETYEVRADGVLLTCQPAEILPMAQRYFMF from the coding sequence ATGCCTGTAGAAATTCCCCGCGCCCAATATGCAGCAATGTACGGTCCCACAACGGGCGACCGCTTGCGCCTTGCCGATACCGATCTGGTGATCGAGGTCGAACGCGATTTAACCACCTACGGCGAAGAAGTGAAATTCGGGGGCGGCAAAACCATACGTGACGGTATGGGACAATCCCAAGTCACCCGCGCAGGCGGTGCGGTGGATACCGTGATCACCAATGCGCTGATCGTTGATCACGCCGGCATCTACAAAGCGGATGTTGCGCTGAAAGACGGGTTGATCCACGCCATCGGCAAAGCGGGCAACCCGGATACGCAGACGGGTGTAGATATCATTGTCGGGCCGGGCACCGAAGTCATTGCTGGCGAAGGACGTATCCTTACCGCGGGCGGCATGGACAGCCACATTCACTTTATCTGCCCGCAACAGATGGAGGATTCCTTGCACTCCGGCGTCACCACCTGTTTCGGCGGCGGCACCGGTCCTGCACATGGCACGCTGGCCACAACCTGTACGCCGGGGCCCTGGCATATCGGGCGGATGTTGCAATCTTTCGATGGCATCCCGATGAACATCGGCCTGTCGGGCAAGGGCAACGCGAGCCAGCCGGACGCCTTGGTTGAAATGGTGAATGGCGGCGCTTGCGCGTTGAAACTGCATGAGGATTGGGGCACCACGCCGGCGGCAATTGATTGCTGTTTGTCCGTGGCCGATGACATGGATGTGCAGGTGATGATCCACACCGATACCCTGAACGAGAGCGGTTTTGTCGAACATACCGTCGGCGCGATGAAGGGGCGCACGATCCACGCCTTCCACACCGAAGGCGCAGGCGGCGGGCACGCACCGGACATCATCAAGATTTGCGGCGATGCGAACGTTTTGCCGTCCTCTACCAACCCCACACGCCCCTTCACGGTGAACACATTGGAAGAGCATCTGGACATGCTCATGGTCTGCCACCACCTTGATAAATCCATCCCCGAAGACATCGCCTTTGCCGAAAGCCGCATCCGGCGCGAAACCATTGCCGCCGAGGATATCCTGCATGACATGGGGGCCTTTTCGATCATTGCATCGGATTCTCAAGCCATGGGCCGCGTCGGAGAAGTTTTGATCCGTACATGGCAGACGGCGGATAAGATGAAGAAGCAGCGTGGCGCATTGCCGGAGGAAACCGGTGACAACGACAACATGCGCGTGCGCCGCTATATCGCGAAATATACCATAAACCCCGCGATTGCCCAAGGGGTGAGCCATGTCATTGGCGACATTTCGGTCGGCAAACGCGCTGATCTTGTGCTTTGGAACCCTGCGTTTTTTGGCGTGAAACCGGAAATGGTATTGATGGCGGGCACAATCGTGGTGGCGCAAATGGGTGATCCCAACGCATCAATCCCGACACCGCAACCGGTTTACACCCGTCCGATGTTCGGCGCGTTTGGGTCGGCCTTGCGCCACACCTCCGTCAGCTTTGTATCGGGCGCAGCGCAGGCCGCTGGCATTGGCGACACGCTTGGCCTCAGCAAACAGACCATTGCTGTCAAGAACACCCGCACCATCGGCAAGACCGACATGGTGCTGAATGACGCCCTGCCCCACATCGACGTGCATCCCGAAACCTACGAGGTGCGCGCGGACGGCGTTCTGCTGACCTGCCAACCCGCTGAGATACTCCCGATGGCGCAACGCTATTTCATGTTTTAA
- a CDS encoding urease subunit beta translates to MIPGEVIPADGVLILNADAQAVTLMVANTGDRPVQVGSHYHFAETNPALDFDRDAARGLRLDIASGTAVRFEPGQRREVQLIPIGGARRVFGFNSHVMGDL, encoded by the coding sequence ATGATCCCCGGCGAAGTCATCCCCGCCGACGGCGTGTTGATCCTGAACGCCGATGCGCAGGCCGTCACGCTGATGGTGGCCAATACGGGTGACCGCCCCGTGCAGGTCGGCAGTCATTACCATTTTGCCGAAACCAACCCGGCGCTGGATTTTGACCGCGATGCCGCGCGCGGTTTACGGCTAGATATCGCCTCTGGCACGGCGGTGCGTTTTGAACCCGGCCAACGTCGCGAAGTGCAGCTGATCCCGATTGGCGGTGCGCGGCGTGTCTTTGGTTTCAACAGCCACGTGATGGGAGACCTTTAG
- a CDS encoding urease subunit gamma has protein sequence MQLTPREKDKLLIAMAAEVARKRLARGVKLNHPEAIALITDTVVEGARDGRSVADMMEAGGHVVTRDQCMQGIAEMIPEVQVEATFPDGTKLVTVHNPIR, from the coding sequence ATGCAACTGACCCCCCGCGAAAAAGACAAACTGTTGATTGCCATGGCCGCCGAAGTCGCGCGCAAGCGTCTGGCGCGTGGCGTGAAACTGAACCACCCCGAGGCCATCGCGCTGATCACCGATACGGTCGTCGAAGGCGCGCGTGATGGCCGGTCCGTCGCCGATATGATGGAAGCCGGCGGCCATGTCGTCACCCGCGATCAATGCATGCAGGGCATCGCCGAAATGATCCCCGAAGTGCAGGTCGAAGCCACGTTTCCCGACGGCACCAAACTGGTCACCGTCCACAACCCCATTCGTTGA
- a CDS encoding urease accessory protein UreD produces the protein MRGETAAQPRAKGAAVLSVYGDTTGVTRLRDLRQSGSLKLVFPQTHRKQAEAVFVNTAGGITGGDRFALDVDVQTGAALAMTTQAAERAYRAQTGEIGKVTTRLTVQNDATLHWLPQELILFDHCALKRRLDIRLAARARFLMVEPVVFGRAAMPEVLSNVTFQDRISITRDDRPLYIDGMDLCGDATAHLARPTIANGAGAMASVVLVDPAAQRHLNAIRALLPPTAGASMMGDDILVIRQLARDSFELRRSLIPVLNHLTQNTLPTAWRL, from the coding sequence TTGCGCGGCGAAACCGCTGCTCAACCGCGCGCCAAGGGGGCGGCGGTCCTGTCGGTTTATGGCGATACTACGGGTGTCACGCGCCTGCGCGATCTACGCCAGTCGGGATCGCTTAAGCTGGTGTTCCCGCAGACCCACAGGAAACAAGCCGAAGCGGTTTTTGTGAACACGGCCGGTGGCATCACGGGCGGGGATCGCTTTGCGCTTGATGTCGACGTGCAGACCGGCGCAGCGCTTGCGATGACCACCCAAGCCGCGGAACGCGCGTATCGTGCGCAAACCGGTGAGATCGGGAAGGTGACGACGCGACTGACCGTGCAGAACGACGCCACCCTGCACTGGCTGCCACAGGAGTTGATCCTGTTTGATCACTGCGCGTTGAAGCGCCGCCTTGACATCCGGCTTGCTGCCCGTGCGCGATTTTTGATGGTCGAACCCGTCGTTTTTGGCCGCGCTGCCATGCCCGAGGTTCTAAGCAATGTGACCTTTCAGGACCGCATCAGCATCACCCGCGACGACCGCCCGCTTTACATCGACGGGATGGACCTGTGCGGCGATGCCACCGCGCATCTGGCCCGCCCGACGATCGCGAATGGTGCGGGGGCCATGGCCAGCGTTGTCTTGGTCGACCCTGCCGCACAACGCCACCTTAACGCGATACGGGCCCTGCTGCCGCCCACCGCCGGTGCCAGTATGATGGGCGACGATATCTTGGTGATCCGCCAGCTTGCCCGCGACAGTTTCGAACTGCGCCGCAGCTTGATCCCGGTTCTTAACCACCTGACACAGAACACTTTACCCACCGCCTGGAGGCTGTAA
- the urtA gene encoding urea ABC transporter substrate-binding protein, whose translation MKTTTALATALAAFTALPAFAADCPIKVGVLHSLSGTMAISETTLKDTMLTLIDQQNAKGGVLGCELEAVVVDPASDWPLFAEKARELLTVQEVDVIFGNWTSVSRKSVLPVIEELNGLLFYPVQYEGEESSKNVFYTGAAPNQQAIPATDYFLDELGIEKFALLGTDYVYPRTTNNILEAYLKSKDIADDDIFVNYTPFGHSDWSKIVADVVALGADGKKVGVISTINGDANIGFYKELSAAGISADDIPVVAFSVGEEELSGLDTSNLVGHLAAWNYFQSADTPANTEWIAAWKERMGEERVTNDPMEAHYIGFNMWVNAVEAAGSAEVDAVRTAMYGQEFPNLTGGTAVMLPNHHLSKPVLIGEITEDGQFDIISQTAEVPGDAWTDFLPESAKLTSDWKDLDCGMYNTETKTCVQTLSNY comes from the coding sequence GTGAAAACGACAACTGCTCTTGCCACCGCCCTTGCGGCCTTCACCGCCTTGCCTGCTTTTGCTGCCGATTGCCCGATCAAGGTGGGTGTGCTGCATTCGCTTTCCGGTACGATGGCGATTTCCGAAACCACATTGAAAGACACGATGCTGACGCTGATCGACCAGCAAAACGCCAAAGGCGGCGTCCTGGGCTGTGAGTTGGAAGCCGTGGTGGTTGATCCGGCCTCTGACTGGCCGCTGTTTGCTGAAAAAGCGCGCGAATTGCTGACTGTGCAAGAGGTCGATGTGATCTTTGGCAACTGGACGTCTGTATCGCGCAAATCCGTATTGCCTGTGATCGAAGAGTTGAACGGTTTGTTGTTCTACCCAGTGCAATACGAGGGCGAAGAAAGCTCTAAAAACGTGTTCTACACCGGTGCCGCCCCCAACCAGCAGGCGATCCCTGCGACGGATTACTTCCTTGACGAGCTGGGCATCGAAAAATTTGCGCTGCTGGGCACGGATTATGTCTATCCGCGTACCACAAACAACATTCTCGAAGCCTATCTGAAATCCAAAGACATCGCCGACGATGATATCTTTGTGAACTACACGCCGTTCGGCCATTCCGACTGGTCCAAGATTGTCGCCGATGTGGTGGCATTGGGTGCAGACGGCAAAAAGGTCGGCGTGATCTCGACCATCAACGGCGATGCGAACATCGGGTTCTACAAAGAACTGTCCGCGGCAGGTATTTCGGCGGATGATATCCCGGTTGTGGCGTTTTCTGTCGGTGAGGAAGAACTGTCCGGTCTGGATACAAGCAACCTTGTCGGGCACCTTGCCGCGTGGAACTATTTCCAGTCAGCCGATACGCCAGCCAACACCGAATGGATCGCCGCGTGGAAAGAGCGCATGGGTGAAGAACGCGTAACGAACGACCCGATGGAAGCGCATTACATCGGCTTTAACATGTGGGTGAACGCAGTCGAAGCGGCGGGCAGCGCCGAAGTCGACGCGGTACGTACGGCGATGTACGGGCAGGAATTCCCGAACCTGACCGGCGGTACAGCCGTCATGTTGCCCAACCACCACCTGTCCAAGCCTGTGCTGATCGGTGAAATCACCGAAGACGGCCAGTTCGACATCATCAGCCAGACCGCCGAGGTGCCTGGTGACGCATGGACCGATTTCCTGCCGGAATCCGCCAAGCTGACGTCGGATTGGAAGGATCTCGATTGCGGCATGTACAACACAGAAACCAAAACCTGTGTTCAGACCTTGTCCAACTACTAA
- the urtB gene encoding urea ABC transporter permease subunit UrtB codes for MKTLLLAVCFALSLSHWVVAQTPSVQDVLQSQRALIEKSSRRTIGPAIDVLVASGLPQMQNVLEVWQAKEMWQRRADGLFFAATKNADGSYTLLDFQEGAEVGTAASSDLKQLKPNSGVRAMIATALVQFQLSDPDKTKRAGALDSIARDPEASLLAPLRASIDGETDADILARKIRLERLMSMAYDSDVPTRVGAINDMSGDLSVDFRATLNPILSTERVVMPAGEMPDGNVAQELTPGSAKLTRAAAYELLVAAGDAPAKVSQDARDAALEANVEGGRVAGVPVAQLSSETARDETYDRLVTQGLATPRVSVDDVDARLEAYRFYDVYAEPSADVTQAAEAALAASQTRVAVSQAADLGLDALSLASIYFLAAIGLAITFGVMGVINMAHGEFIMMGAYTGYVVQQFVPNHTASILIAVPLAFAVTFAAGVALERLVVRWLYHRPLETLLATFGVSIALQQLAKNIFGTQARPLTAPAWLDGAWVINDVVSISFIRIAIFILALLFLGLFLFIMKRTRLGLETRAVTQNPAMAASMGINPDRVNMLTFGLGSGIAGIAGVAIGLFAKVTSEMGSDYIVQSFMTVVVGGVGNIWGTLAGAAMIGGFQKGVEFLNPSNTLAAQTYMIIFIIIFIQFRPRGIIALKGRAAGD; via the coding sequence ATGAAAACCTTGCTGCTGGCGGTGTGCTTTGCCTTGTCGCTTTCCCATTGGGTTGTTGCACAGACCCCAAGCGTTCAGGATGTCCTGCAAAGCCAGCGGGCGCTTATTGAAAAAAGTTCCCGTCGCACCATCGGCCCCGCGATTGACGTGCTGGTGGCCAGCGGTTTACCGCAGATGCAGAACGTGCTTGAGGTTTGGCAAGCCAAAGAGATGTGGCAGCGCCGCGCGGATGGCTTGTTTTTCGCTGCGACCAAAAATGCCGACGGCAGCTATACGTTGCTCGATTTCCAAGAGGGCGCAGAGGTAGGCACCGCTGCTTCTAGCGATCTTAAACAGCTCAAACCCAACAGCGGTGTGCGCGCGATGATTGCGACCGCACTGGTGCAATTCCAGCTTTCCGATCCCGACAAGACCAAGCGCGCAGGGGCGCTGGATTCGATTGCGAGGGATCCCGAGGCATCTTTGCTTGCGCCGCTGCGCGCATCGATCGACGGGGAGACGGATGCAGATATCCTAGCCCGTAAGATCCGGCTCGAACGGTTGATGAGCATGGCCTATGACAGCGATGTGCCGACACGTGTTGGCGCGATTAATGATATGTCGGGTGATTTAAGCGTCGATTTCCGTGCAACACTGAACCCCATCCTCAGCACCGAGCGGGTGGTGATGCCAGCGGGCGAAATGCCGGATGGAAATGTTGCGCAAGAGCTGACCCCCGGCAGCGCGAAATTGACCCGCGCGGCGGCCTATGAGTTGTTGGTCGCAGCAGGGGACGCACCTGCGAAAGTTTCCCAAGACGCTCGTGATGCCGCACTGGAAGCCAATGTGGAAGGGGGCCGCGTGGCGGGCGTGCCGGTGGCACAATTGTCGAGTGAAACAGCGCGGGATGAAACCTATGACCGGCTGGTGACGCAAGGCTTGGCAACGCCGCGGGTGAGCGTCGATGATGTGGATGCGCGCCTTGAAGCCTACCGTTTCTACGATGTCTATGCGGAGCCTTCTGCCGATGTCACGCAGGCGGCGGAGGCCGCATTGGCCGCGTCACAAACCCGTGTTGCGGTCAGTCAGGCGGCGGATCTTGGGCTCGACGCCTTGTCGCTTGCGTCGATCTATTTCCTTGCGGCAATTGGCCTTGCCATCACTTTTGGCGTAATGGGCGTGATCAACATGGCGCATGGCGAATTTATCATGATGGGTGCCTATACGGGCTATGTCGTGCAGCAGTTTGTCCCCAATCACACCGCGTCGATCCTGATCGCGGTGCCGCTGGCCTTTGCCGTGACCTTTGCCGCCGGCGTTGCGTTGGAACGGCTTGTCGTGCGCTGGCTTTATCACCGCCCGCTTGAAACACTGCTGGCAACCTTCGGTGTGTCGATTGCCCTGCAACAACTGGCCAAGAACATTTTTGGCACGCAGGCGCGCCCGTTGACTGCGCCGGCATGGCTGGACGGGGCGTGGGTCATCAATGATGTGGTTTCGATCAGCTTTATTCGCATTGCCATCTTTATCCTTGCCTTGCTGTTTCTGGGCCTGTTCCTGTTCATCATGAAACGTACGCGGTTGGGTCTGGAGACCCGCGCGGTCACGCAGAACCCTGCGATGGCGGCCAGTATGGGCATCAACCCCGATCGTGTGAACATGCTGACCTTCGGGCTTGGCTCAGGCATCGCGGGCATCGCAGGTGTCGCCATCGGGCTGTTCGCCAAGGTGACGTCCGAAATGGGCAGCGATTACATCGTGCAAAGCTTTATGACCGTGGTTGTCGGTGGCGTTGGCAACATCTGGGGCACGCTGGCAGGGGCGGCGATGATCGGCGGTTTCCAGAAAGGTGTCGAATTCCTGAACCCGTCCAACACTTTGGCGGCGCAGACCTATATGATCATCTTTATCATCATCTTTATTCAATTCCGGCCAAGGGGCATCATCGCCCTCAAAGGCCGCGCGGCGGGGGATTGA
- the urtC gene encoding urea ABC transporter permease subunit UrtC, with protein MNRSFIARNPSVLIFLSILALFTLVVTVLSEGFGVGLISTSFVKVLGKTLCLCLIAIAMDLIWGYTGILSLGHFAFFGLGGYMIGMWLMYERTRQIVVNSLSEGVLPPTPEEISAGIGNQIFGVVGSSDFPLIWAFADSLVLQLAFVVLIPGILALVFGWLAFRSRVTGVYLSILTQAMTLGLSLYLFQNASGLRGNNGLSGLQNLPGVTAPQSVVSLWFFWASALALALGYLLVAWVVSGKFGSVIRGIRDNEARVRFLGYSVETYKLAVFTLTACISGIAGALYYPQAGIINPAEVAPIASIYLAVWVAIGGRGRLYGAVIGTAFVSLVSSWFTGGQAPDVPVGFYTVKWVDWWLVLLGLSFVMVTLYAPNGIGGLVDLLKRKRMEADQ; from the coding sequence ATGAACCGTTCATTTATTGCACGCAATCCATCGGTCCTGATCTTCCTGTCGATCCTCGCCCTGTTTACGCTGGTGGTCACGGTCTTGTCGGAAGGTTTTGGCGTCGGCCTGATTTCAACCAGCTTTGTCAAAGTTTTGGGCAAGACGCTGTGCCTGTGCCTGATCGCCATCGCGATGGATCTGATCTGGGGGTACACGGGAATCCTGTCGCTGGGCCACTTCGCATTTTTCGGGCTGGGGGGATATATGATCGGCATGTGGCTGATGTATGAACGCACCCGCCAGATTGTCGTCAACTCCCTGTCCGAAGGGGTGCTGCCGCCAACCCCCGAAGAAATTAGCGCCGGTATCGGCAACCAGATTTTCGGCGTTGTGGGCAGCAGTGATTTTCCGCTGATCTGGGCCTTTGCGGACAGTCTGGTTCTGCAACTGGCCTTTGTGGTCCTGATCCCCGGCATCCTTGCGCTGGTCTTTGGCTGGCTGGCCTTTCGCAGCCGCGTGACCGGTGTTTACCTGTCGATCCTGACCCAGGCCATGACGCTGGGCCTGTCGCTGTACCTGTTCCAGAATGCCAGCGGGTTGCGTGGCAATAACGGGCTGTCAGGGTTGCAGAACCTGCCGGGCGTCACGGCCCCGCAATCGGTTGTGTCGCTGTGGTTCTTTTGGGCCTCGGCATTGGCGCTGGCGCTTGGGTATCTGCTGGTTGCTTGGGTCGTTTCCGGCAAATTCGGTTCGGTCATTCGCGGCATCCGTGACAACGAAGCGCGGGTGCGGTTTCTGGGCTATTCTGTAGAAACCTACAAACTGGCGGTTTTTACGCTGACGGCCTGCATTTCCGGCATCGCGGGCGCGCTGTATTACCCGCAGGCCGGCATCATCAACCCTGCCGAAGTGGCACCGATTGCGTCGATCTATCTGGCGGTCTGGGTGGCGATTGGCGGGCGCGGCAGACTATACGGCGCGGTGATCGGCACGGCCTTTGTCAGCCTTGTGTCCAGCTGGTTCACCGGTGGTCAGGCCCCCGATGTGCCGGTTGGGTTTTACACCGTGAAATGGGTCGATTGGTGGCTGGTTTTGCTGGGGCTCAGCTTTGTGATGGTCACGCTTTATGCGCCAAACGGCATCGGCGGTCTGGTTGATTTGTTGAAACGCAAGCGCATGGAGGCAGATCAATGA
- the urtD gene encoding urea ABC transporter ATP-binding protein UrtD, translating to MNTLLEVSGVTVSFDGFRAINNLSFQIAQAELRAVIGPNGAGKTTFMDIVTGKTRPDTGHILWGDKSLSLIGMSEAKIAQAGIGRKFQKPTVFEEQTVQENLMMALRKDRAPLAVLFFNPSKSDFARVEELAEQISLSDALLRVSGELSHGQKQWLEIGMLLAQEPQLLLVDEPAAGMTPAEREKTTAILVEAAKTRAVVVVEHDMEFVRRLNCKVTVLHEGAVLAEGSLDHVTKNQDVIDVYLGR from the coding sequence ATGAACACGCTACTCGAGGTTTCGGGCGTCACGGTCAGCTTTGACGGGTTTCGCGCCATCAACAATCTGTCGTTCCAGATCGCGCAGGCGGAATTGCGGGCGGTGATCGGGCCGAATGGCGCCGGCAAGACGACGTTTATGGACATCGTGACGGGCAAGACACGGCCGGATACGGGCCACATTCTGTGGGGGGACAAAAGCCTGTCGTTGATCGGCATGTCAGAGGCTAAGATTGCCCAGGCCGGCATCGGGCGTAAATTCCAGAAACCGACGGTTTTCGAGGAACAAACCGTGCAGGAGAACCTGATGATGGCCCTGCGCAAGGACCGCGCGCCGCTTGCGGTGCTGTTCTTTAACCCGTCAAAATCCGATTTCGCCCGTGTCGAAGAACTGGCTGAACAGATTAGCCTTAGTGATGCGCTGTTGCGGGTGTCCGGCGAGTTAAGCCACGGCCAAAAGCAATGGCTGGAGATCGGCATGTTGCTGGCGCAAGAACCGCAATTGCTGCTGGTTGACGAACCTGCGGCGGGCATGACGCCTGCGGAGCGGGAAAAAACCACGGCGATCCTTGTCGAAGCGGCCAAGACCCGCGCGGTGGTGGTGGTGGAGCACGATATGGAGTTTGTGCGCCGTCTGAATTGTAAGGTCACGGTGCTGCACGAGGGGGCAGTTCTGGCCGAAGGCAGTCTGGATCATGTGACCAAAAACCAAGACGTCATCGACGTCTATCTGGGGCGTTAA
- the urtE gene encoding urea ABC transporter ATP-binding subunit UrtE — protein sequence MLDVQDLTLHYGNSQILYDISMQAKLGEVTCVMGTNGVGKTSLLRAISGTHARSGGAIKFDGKDVERAGAHKMAQLGVAYVPQGRDIFPLLTVRENLQTGFSCLPKSEHFIPDDIFELFPVLHEMAHRRGGDLSGGQQQQLAIARALITKPKLLLLDEPTEGIQPNIIQHIGKVISLLRDRGDMAIVLVEQYFDFAFELADQIVVLRRGKVIENARKGDVTREGVLSIVSV from the coding sequence ATGTTGGATGTTCAAGACCTGACCCTGCATTACGGCAACTCACAAATCCTTTATGACATCTCGATGCAGGCCAAACTGGGCGAGGTGACATGTGTGATGGGCACCAATGGCGTTGGCAAAACCAGCCTGCTGCGGGCGATTTCCGGCACCCATGCGCGCTCGGGCGGCGCGATAAAATTTGATGGCAAGGATGTGGAACGTGCGGGCGCGCATAAGATGGCGCAGCTTGGCGTGGCCTATGTGCCCCAAGGGCGCGATATCTTCCCGTTGCTTACGGTGCGCGAAAATCTGCAAACCGGTTTTTCCTGTCTGCCCAAATCCGAGCATTTCATCCCTGACGATATATTCGAACTCTTTCCGGTGCTGCACGAGATGGCCCACCGGCGCGGCGGGGATCTTTCCGGCGGACAACAACAACAGCTGGCGATTGCGCGCGCGCTGATCACCAAGCCGAAGCTTCTGTTGTTAGATGAACCGACGGAGGGCATCCAGCCCAATATCATCCAACATATCGGCAAGGTCATCAGCCTGCTGCGCGATCGTGGCGATATGGCGATTGTGCTGGTTGAACAGTACTTTGATTTCGCCTTTGAACTGGCGGATCAGATCGTGGTTTTGCGCCGTGGCAAGGTGATCGAGAATGCGCGCAAGGGCGATGTCACCCGCGAGGGCGTCCTGTCCATCGTGTCGGTCTGA